Proteins from a genomic interval of Streptomyces sp. Tu6071:
- a CDS encoding RecQ family ATP-dependent DNA helicase, with the protein MNDEDLRITADAVLAQLVGDPSGRARLREDQWQAIEALVVHHRRALVVQRTGWGKSAVYFVATALIRRRGGGPTVIVSPLLALMRNQVEAAAAAGIKARTINSANREEWDAVQEEIRAGEVDVLLVSPERLNHPVFRDEVLPSLTAATGLLVVDEAHCISDWGHDFRPDYRRLRTMLAELPTGVPVLATTATANARVTADVAEQLGTGDDGDGALVLRGPLDRESLSLGVLRLPDAAHRLAWLADHLDELPGSGIIYTLTVATADEVAAYLRQRGHEVTSYTGRTENADRLEAEQALLANRVKALVATSALGMGFDKPDLGFVVHLGAPSSPIAYYQQVGRAGRGVEHAEVLLLPGKEDEAIWKYFSSLAFPPEEQVRRTIDVLAGSSRPMSTQALEPLVDLRRTRLEAMLKVLDVDGAVRKEKGGWTATGQPWAYDAERYAWVAGQRAIEQQAMRDYVTGIGCRMEFLRRALDDEAAVPCGRCDNCAGSRFGTEVSPVALTSAHGELERPGVDVEPRRMWPTGLSAVGVTLKGRIPASQRAETGRALGRLSDIGWGNRLRPLLGPDAPDGPVPDDVLQAVVAVLADWAKGPGGWASGEKDALTRPAGVVTLPSRTHPELVDSLGNRVARIGQLPFLGGLVLREEDEPRRVHRGNSAQRLLSLRGAVALPTSLAEALKEHPGPVLLVDDFTDTGWTIAVAAGLLKDAGATEVLPLVLGVQG; encoded by the coding sequence ATGAACGACGAAGACCTCCGCATCACTGCCGACGCAGTACTCGCCCAGCTGGTGGGGGACCCCTCCGGTCGGGCACGGCTGCGCGAGGACCAGTGGCAGGCCATCGAAGCGCTGGTCGTGCACCACCGCAGGGCCCTGGTCGTGCAGCGCACGGGTTGGGGGAAGTCCGCCGTGTACTTCGTGGCCACGGCGCTCATCAGGCGTCGCGGCGGTGGCCCGACCGTCATCGTCTCCCCCTTGCTCGCCCTCATGCGCAACCAGGTGGAGGCCGCCGCTGCGGCGGGCATCAAGGCACGCACGATCAACTCGGCGAACCGCGAGGAGTGGGACGCGGTCCAGGAGGAGATCCGTGCCGGTGAGGTCGATGTGCTCCTCGTGAGCCCGGAACGCCTGAACCATCCCGTGTTCCGCGACGAGGTCCTTCCGAGCCTCACGGCGGCGACGGGCCTGCTCGTGGTCGACGAGGCGCACTGCATCTCCGACTGGGGGCACGATTTCCGCCCGGACTACCGGCGACTGCGCACCATGCTCGCCGAGCTGCCGACAGGGGTGCCGGTGCTGGCCACCACCGCGACAGCGAACGCCCGGGTGACCGCGGACGTGGCGGAACAACTCGGTACCGGCGATGACGGGGACGGTGCTCTCGTCCTGCGCGGACCGCTCGACCGCGAGAGCCTCAGCCTCGGCGTGCTGCGCCTGCCCGACGCCGCCCACCGCCTCGCCTGGCTCGCGGACCACCTCGACGAGTTGCCCGGCTCGGGCATCATCTACACCCTGACCGTCGCCACCGCCGATGAAGTGGCCGCCTACTTGCGCCAGCGCGGCCACGAAGTGACCTCGTACACCGGGCGCACGGAGAACGCCGACCGGCTGGAGGCGGAGCAGGCCCTCCTCGCGAACCGTGTGAAGGCGCTCGTGGCGACGTCCGCTCTGGGCATGGGCTTCGACAAACCGGACCTCGGCTTCGTGGTCCATCTCGGCGCACCCTCCTCCCCCATCGCCTATTACCAGCAAGTGGGCCGCGCGGGGCGCGGGGTCGAACACGCCGAGGTGCTGCTGCTGCCGGGCAAGGAGGACGAGGCCATCTGGAAGTACTTCTCCTCGCTGGCCTTTCCTCCGGAGGAGCAGGTACGACGGACCATCGACGTCCTCGCCGGTTCCTCCCGCCCGATGTCGACCCAGGCTCTCGAACCGCTCGTCGATCTACGGCGTACCAGGCTGGAGGCCATGCTGAAGGTCCTCGACGTCGACGGGGCGGTCCGGAAGGAGAAGGGCGGCTGGACCGCCACAGGGCAGCCCTGGGCGTACGACGCCGAGCGGTACGCCTGGGTGGCCGGCCAGCGGGCGATCGAGCAGCAGGCGATGCGCGACTACGTGACGGGCATCGGGTGCCGGATGGAGTTCCTGCGCCGCGCACTCGACGACGAGGCCGCAGTGCCCTGCGGCCGGTGCGACAACTGCGCGGGCTCGCGTTTCGGCACGGAGGTGTCCCCGGTCGCCCTCACCTCCGCGCACGGCGAGCTGGAGCGCCCCGGGGTCGACGTGGAGCCGCGCCGTATGTGGCCGACCGGTCTGAGTGCCGTCGGCGTGACCCTCAAGGGGCGCATTCCGGCCTCGCAGCGGGCCGAGACCGGACGGGCTCTGGGCAGGCTCTCGGACATCGGCTGGGGCAACCGGCTCCGCCCCCTCCTCGGCCCCGACGCGCCCGACGGGCCGGTGCCCGACGACGTACTCCAGGCGGTGGTGGCGGTGCTCGCCGACTGGGCCAAGGGGCCCGGCGGGTGGGCCTCCGGCGAAAAGGACGCGCTCACGCGGCCTGCCGGGGTGGTCACGCTTCCTTCGCGAACTCACCCCGAATTGGTGGACTCACTGGGCAACCGCGTCGCCCGGATCGGTCAACTGCCCTTCCTCGGCGGATTGGTCCTGCGCGAGGAGGACGAGCCACGGCGCGTCCACCGGGGAAACAGCGCGCAGCGGCTCCTCTCCCTGCGGGGAGCCGTCGCCCTGCCCACCTCGCTCGCCGAGGCGCTGAAGGAGCATCCGGGGCCGGTTCTCCTCGTGGACGACTTCACGGACACCGGCTGGACGATCGCGGTGGCAGCGGGCCTGCTCAAGGACGCGGGCGCTACGGAGGTGCTGCCCCTGGTGCTCGGGGTTCAGGGCTGA
- a CDS encoding ribonuclease HII — protein sequence MPYEAPTHSVERSLRATTGAKVVAGIDEVGRGAWAGPVSVCAAVTGLRRPPEGLTDSKLLTPKRRVALVVELERWVTAHSLGHASPEEIDELGMTAALRLAAGRALDGLPVRPDWVILDGNHDYLGAPWNVRTVIKGDQSCVSVAAASVLAKVARDRLMAELGAQHEDFAFAANAGYPSPAHKTALAERGPTPYHRLSWSYLDAMPQWRHLKKVRAGTDGSPAAIEGQLGFDF from the coding sequence ATGCCGTACGAAGCACCCACCCACAGCGTTGAGCGCTCGCTCCGCGCCACGACCGGAGCCAAGGTCGTGGCAGGTATCGACGAAGTGGGACGCGGGGCCTGGGCCGGGCCCGTCTCGGTCTGCGCCGCCGTCACCGGGCTGCGGCGACCCCCCGAGGGGCTGACCGACTCCAAACTCCTCACTCCCAAACGACGTGTCGCTCTCGTCGTGGAGCTGGAGCGGTGGGTCACCGCTCACTCCCTCGGTCACGCCTCGCCGGAGGAGATCGACGAGCTCGGCATGACGGCCGCCCTGCGGCTCGCCGCCGGCAGGGCCCTCGACGGACTCCCGGTTCGTCCCGACTGGGTGATTCTCGACGGCAACCACGACTACCTCGGAGCACCGTGGAACGTCCGCACGGTGATCAAGGGGGACCAGTCCTGCGTGTCGGTCGCCGCGGCGTCCGTGCTCGCCAAGGTCGCCCGTGACCGCCTGATGGCCGAACTCGGGGCTCAGCACGAAGACTTCGCCTTCGCCGCCAACGCCGGATACCCTTCGCCGGCGCACAAGACGGCCCTGGCGGAACGGGGTCCGACCCCGTACCACCGGCTTTCCTGGTCGTACCTCGACGCGATGCCCCAATGGCGGCATCTGAAGAAGGTGCGCGCCGGGACGGACGGGAGCCCTGCGGCGATCGAAGGACAGCTCGGTTTCGACTTCTGA
- a CDS encoding histidine phosphatase family protein — translation MARPRRIVLVRHGESDGNADDSVYEREPDHALCLTAAGRAQALAAGDRLRTLFGDERVSVYVSPYRRTHETLRLFHLDPEHVRVREEPRLREQDWGNWQDRDDVRLQKAYRDAYGHFFYRFAQGESGADVYDRVGAFLESLFRSFEAPDHPPNVLLVTHGLTMRLFCMRWFHWTVAEFESLSNPDNGETRCLELGPDGRYHLDRPFEKWREPEPYGVTS, via the coding sequence ATGGCACGACCACGACGCATCGTTCTGGTCCGGCACGGTGAGTCCGACGGCAACGCTGACGACAGTGTGTACGAGCGCGAGCCCGACCACGCCCTGTGCCTGACCGCCGCCGGGCGCGCCCAGGCCCTCGCCGCCGGGGACAGGCTGCGGACACTCTTCGGCGACGAACGCGTCAGCGTCTACGTCTCCCCGTACCGCAGAACCCACGAGACCCTGCGGCTCTTCCACCTGGACCCCGAACACGTCCGGGTCCGCGAGGAGCCGAGGCTGCGGGAGCAGGACTGGGGGAACTGGCAGGACCGCGACGACGTGCGCTTGCAGAAGGCGTACCGCGACGCCTACGGGCATTTCTTCTACCGCTTCGCGCAGGGCGAATCCGGCGCCGACGTGTACGACCGCGTGGGCGCCTTCCTGGAGAGCCTTTTCCGCAGCTTCGAAGCCCCGGACCACCCGCCGAACGTCCTCCTCGTCACGCACGGGCTGACCATGCGGCTCTTCTGCATGCGCTGGTTCCACTGGACGGTGGCCGAATTCGAGTCGCTTTCCAATCCGGACAACGGTGAGACCCGCTGTCTCGAACTCGGCCCGGACGGTCGCTATCACCTCGACCGTCCCTTCGAGAAATGGCGCGAGCCGGAGCCGTACGGTGTGACCAGCTGA
- a CDS encoding TerD family protein, protein MESLSKGLTKVEVALKWDPSPHGAPAMDLDLVAAVFTLKDPHGAPAYVVHFDHRAPDGTINLNRDSRTGQGLGFDEIMVLELNRLSEAYGRVAIGVVIQQNGGHRTFADVHQPGIRLREGYDELGPVDFTSLAGATGAVVAEFQRGEEGAWGYRPTVRGYDTELPDFLQLLRGKPEAG, encoded by the coding sequence ATGGAGAGCTTGAGCAAGGGACTCACGAAGGTCGAGGTCGCCCTCAAATGGGACCCGAGTCCGCACGGTGCACCCGCGATGGACCTGGATCTCGTCGCGGCGGTTTTCACACTGAAAGACCCGCACGGCGCACCGGCCTACGTCGTGCACTTCGACCACCGCGCGCCGGACGGCACGATCAACCTCAACCGTGACAGCCGTACGGGTCAGGGCCTGGGCTTCGACGAGATCATGGTCCTGGAGCTCAACCGGCTCTCCGAGGCTTACGGCAGGGTCGCGATCGGAGTGGTGATCCAGCAGAACGGCGGACACCGCACCTTCGCGGACGTGCATCAGCCCGGCATCCGGCTGCGCGAGGGGTACGACGAGCTCGGCCCCGTGGACTTCACGAGCCTGGCAGGCGCCACAGGCGCGGTGGTCGCCGAGTTCCAGCGCGGGGAAGAGGGCGCCTGGGGCTACCGGCCCACGGTACGGGGCTACGACACCGAACTGCCCGACTTCCTGCAGCTGCTGCGCGGCAAGCCCGAGGCCGGCTGA
- a CDS encoding YdbC family protein, translated as MLFKWIRCEVADRNRFDRGQRRWAELADVRGFKGQAGGWSRERPGQAHIFGFWESRAFYDSFMARTHDRLAAAQAGSCTEVRTTLFDHRFDVKTGFEPLFHDVDLVRIAHTRVRPERVEHFTLAQRRIWNPAMAGSPGMVRGFFAEAPGSEFLVLSMWQSTAERGKYRPEGLHRLSTRAEAEDDLLGLDGAMVELEPSWTV; from the coding sequence GTGCTGTTCAAGTGGATTCGCTGCGAGGTCGCCGACCGGAACCGGTTCGACCGAGGTCAGCGGCGGTGGGCGGAACTCGCCGACGTACGGGGATTCAAGGGGCAGGCGGGAGGATGGAGCCGCGAACGACCCGGACAGGCCCACATCTTCGGCTTCTGGGAGAGCAGGGCCTTCTACGACTCCTTCATGGCGCGGACCCACGACCGGCTCGCCGCTGCCCAGGCCGGCAGTTGCACAGAGGTGCGCACCACGCTCTTCGATCACCGCTTCGACGTGAAAACGGGCTTCGAACCGCTCTTCCACGACGTGGACCTCGTCCGTATCGCGCACACCCGCGTGCGCCCCGAGCGCGTCGAGCACTTCACCCTTGCCCAGCGCCGCATCTGGAACCCGGCCATGGCCGGCTCGCCCGGAATGGTCCGCGGCTTCTTCGCCGAGGCTCCCGGCAGCGAGTTCCTCGTCCTGTCCATGTGGCAGTCCACCGCCGAACGAGGCAAGTACCGGCCCGAGGGTCTGCACCGGCTCTCGACGCGCGCCGAGGCGGAGGATGACCTCCTCGGCCTGGACGGCGCCATGGTCGAGCTGGAGCCTTCCTGGACCGTCTGA
- a CDS encoding ADP-ribosylglycohydrolase family protein, which translates to MTAEQTSSPDFSSTPARLARARASLGGLRIGDALGSQFFVPGNRSRLTAGELPPGPWQWTDDTEMASSVVTVLATEGRIEEDVLAHSFARHHDFDRGYGPGANRLLRLVREGGDWRELSTALFHGQGSWGNGAAMRVAPLGAWYADDPAEAARQAVLSARPTHQHPEGIAGAVAVSVTAALVAAAGATPPEPAALLDAVLALVPRSAVEVGLRRAASMLDYDDVTTVAAVLGCGRRTTAQDTVPFTIWSAARAVGDFERAFWTTARAGGDIDTTCAIVGGIVAASPAGAPPPAWREQTEPLPAWAELACETPADRPLPPGPGLR; encoded by the coding sequence ATGACCGCAGAACAGACCTCTTCCCCCGACTTCTCGTCCACCCCCGCGCGTCTCGCCCGCGCCCGCGCCAGCCTCGGCGGCCTCCGGATCGGCGACGCACTCGGCTCGCAGTTCTTCGTCCCCGGAAATCGCTCGCGCCTGACCGCCGGAGAGCTGCCTCCGGGTCCCTGGCAGTGGACCGACGACACAGAGATGGCCAGTTCGGTCGTGACGGTCCTGGCCACCGAAGGAAGGATCGAGGAGGACGTTCTCGCCCACTCCTTCGCTCGCCACCACGATTTCGACCGCGGCTACGGCCCGGGAGCCAACCGGCTGCTGCGCCTGGTACGCGAAGGAGGCGACTGGCGGGAACTCTCCACCGCCCTCTTCCACGGCCAGGGCTCCTGGGGCAACGGCGCTGCCATGCGCGTCGCTCCGCTCGGAGCCTGGTACGCCGACGACCCCGCGGAAGCCGCACGTCAGGCCGTCCTCTCGGCGCGCCCCACGCACCAGCACCCCGAGGGCATCGCCGGAGCAGTGGCCGTCTCCGTGACGGCGGCCCTCGTCGCTGCCGCGGGCGCCACCCCGCCGGAGCCCGCCGCGCTGCTCGACGCCGTCCTCGCACTCGTACCGCGCAGCGCCGTCGAAGTCGGACTGCGCCGGGCCGCCTCGATGCTCGACTACGACGACGTCACCACCGTCGCCGCTGTCCTCGGCTGCGGACGCCGCACGACGGCGCAGGACACCGTGCCCTTCACCATCTGGTCCGCCGCCCGTGCAGTCGGCGATTTCGAGCGCGCGTTCTGGACGACCGCCCGTGCGGGAGGGGACATCGACACGACCTGTGCCATCGTCGGCGGAATCGTCGCGGCGAGCCCCGCGGGCGCCCCGCCGCCCGCCTGGCGCGAGCAGACCGAACCCCTCCCCGCCTGGGCCGAACTCGCCTGCGAGACACCCGCCGACCGGCCTCTCCCACCAGGTCCAGGTCTCCGGTAG